One Rhodothermales bacterium genomic window, TCCCGATGGCCCGGCTCCAGGGGGAGCGAACCCGCACCATCAACCAGACGCATCTGTTTGCCGATTTAATCGAGGAGGGCTCGTGGGCCCAGCCGCGTATCGATCGAGGCGACCCCTCACGTCAACCCCTCCCGAAACCGGACGTCCGTAGCATGCTGATGCCGATCGGGCCGATCGCGGTCTTTGGCGCAAGTAATTTCCCACTGGCGATCGGCGTCGCCGGCACGGACACGATCTCCGCTCTGGGCGCCGGGTGCCCGGTGGTGGCCAAGGCGCATCCGGCCCATCCTGGCACCAGCGTGTTGCTGGGGCACGCGATCCAACAGGCCATCGAGCGCTCCGGCGCGCCGGCCGGCAGTTTTTCGATGCTCCAGGGCGCCGGTCACGCGATGGGCATCGCGATGGTTCAACATCCCCTCACCCGTGCGGTCGCCTTTA contains:
- a CDS encoding aldehyde dehydrogenase family protein, with amino-acid sequence MEIHGKHLLGGVPEAESPRLFYAINPATGQPLEPGFHEALPEEVDHALHLADGAFPALRALTPAQRAALLRAIAEEIMALGDLLLDRAHAETGLPMARLQGERTRTINQTHLFADLIEEGSWAQPRIDRGDPSRQPLPKPDVRSMLMPIGPIAVFGASNFPLAIGVAGTDTISALGAGCPVVAKAHPAHPGTSVLLGHAIQQAIERSGAPAGSFSMLQGAGHAMGIAMVQHPLTRAVAF